A genomic segment from Salmo trutta chromosome 38, fSalTru1.1, whole genome shotgun sequence encodes:
- the LOC115178691 gene encoding transmembrane protein 121-like — protein sequence MVPPPPANKPHMCLSAILIMGSMVLMDAYLVEQNQGPRKIGVCIMVLVGDICFLLVLRYVAVWVGSEVRTSKRGYTMILWFFYVFVLEIKVYFVYQNYKAEDGKRGSLDGWTGGGVDGVARKALTLLLSICVPVVYITLVAIDHMEYVRPQKKKEEIRCRLFWVVVDLLDVLDVQANLWEPQRRGLPLWVEGLMFFYCYILLLVLPCVSLSEISMQGVNIVPHKMMLYPILSLVTINIITLFIRGGNMVFYRDSRVSGILMGKNVIAIVLKTCSFVQYRRHLGEVPSPALGVEMQKNCVVHGPKVTMPVPMPMPMPPQVVIQDFTKFPEEMVCVSDTEVEQT from the coding sequence ATGGTGCCACCACCGCCCGCCAACAAGCCTCATATGTGCTTGTCGGCCATCTTGATCATGGGTAGCATGGTGCTGATGGACGCCTACCTGGTGGAGCAGAACCAGGGGCCCAGGAAGATTGGTGTGTGCATCATGGTCCTTGTGGGGGACATCTGTTTCCTCCTCGTCCTACGCTACGTGGCCGTGTGGGTGGGTTCTGAGGTGCGGACCTCCAAGCGTGGCTACACCATGATCCTATGGTTCTTCTACGTCTTCGTCCTGGAGATCAAGGTCTACTTTGTCTACCAGAACTACAAGGCCGAGGACGGGAAGAGGGGAAGTTTGGACGGTTGGACTGGCGGCGGCGTGGACGGGGTGGCACGGAAGGCGCTGACATTGCTTCTGTCCATCTGCGTGCCCGTGGTCTACATCACGTTGGTGGCCATTGACCACATGGAGTATGTGCGGCCgcagaagaagaaggaggagatcCGGTGTCGACTCTTCTGGGTGGTGGTGGACTTGCTCGACGTCCTGGACGTGCAGGCCAACCTATGGGAGCCTCAGAGGAGAGGGCTTCCCCTATGGGTGGAGGGACTCATGTTCTTCTACTGCTACATCCTGCTGCTGGTGCTGCCGTGCGTGTCGCTGAGCGAGATCAGCATGCAAGGGGTGAACATCGTGCCCCATAAGATGATGCTCTACCCGATTCTCAGCCTGGTGACTATTAACATTATCACTCTCTTCATTCGCGGCGGGAACATGGTTTTCTATAGGGactccagggtgtctgggatacTGATGGGTAAAAATGTGATCGCCATTGTTCTTAAGACGTGCAGTTTCGTCCAGTATCGGAGGCATCTCGGCGAGGTCCCGTCTCCCGCCCTTGGGGTAGAGATGCAGAAGAATTGCGTTGTCCACGGCCCGAAAGTGACTATGCCTGTGCCCATGCCAATGCCCATGCCACCCCAAGTAGTGATTCAAGACTTCACAAAGTTTCCCGAagagatggtgtgtgtgagtgacacaGAGGTTGAGCAAACGTGA